A part of Hippopotamus amphibius kiboko isolate mHipAmp2 chromosome 16, mHipAmp2.hap2, whole genome shotgun sequence genomic DNA contains:
- the LOC130837925 gene encoding EP300-interacting inhibitor of differentiation 2-like, translating into MSELPADSSVPPAGAANDHGDVPQAEVGGGRRAAAPAQPVEASDRATAAAREGPMAAPREGPVAAAREARVAAVARVLAEPAEGEGAEARPRPRPGNGPGLAFVPNLLLPQHFEAMRVYQQGVRRFLEHFALAPGRIPELEGRRRGFVEPWGAREAAFDAEYRRDPQRMDADMLTLSITLTASAVINPLIRELGCDKCTSRE; encoded by the coding sequence ATGTCCGAGCTGCCCGCAGACAGCAGTGTCCCGCCGGCGGGCGCGGCGAATGACCACGGCGACGTCCCGCAGGCGGAGgtaggcggcgggcggcgggcggcggccccggcgcAGCCTGTGGAGGCCAGCGACCGTGCGACGGCGGCGGCCAGGGAAGGTCCGATGGCGGCACCTCGGGAAGGTCCAGTGGCGGCGGCCAGGGAAGCCCGCGTGGCAGCGGTCGCCAGAGTGTTGGCGGAGCccgcggagggagagggtgctgaggccagaccccggcccaggcccggcaacggcccaggcctggctttcgtgccgaatctcctcctccctcagcattTTGAGGCCATGAGAGTTTACCAGCAGGGCGTGCGCCGCTTCCTGGAGCACTTCGCGCTTGCTCCTGGCCGAATTCCGGAGCTGGAAGGACGGCGCAGGGGGTTTGTGGAACCCTGGGGAGCAAGGGAGGCGGCGTTTGATGCGGAATATCGGCGGGATCCTCAGAGGATGGATGCTGATATGTTAACATTGAGTATAACTCTGACTGCGTCTGCAGTTATCAACCCTCTGATACGAGAACTTGGTTGTGATAAGTGTACCAGTAGAGAATAG
- the LOC130838095 gene encoding EP300-interacting inhibitor of differentiation 2-like: MGMHPLKDIFVHSFVRAAELTPRSEMSELPADSSVPPAGAANDHGDVPQAEVGGGRRAAAPAQPVEASDRATAAAREGPMAAPREGPVAAAREARVAAHFEAMRVYQQGVRRFLEHFALAPGRIPELEGRRRGFVEPWGAREAAFDAEYWRDPQRMDADMLTLSITLTASAVINPLIRELGCDKCTSRE; encoded by the exons ATGGGTATGCATCCTTTAAAGGACATCTTCGTTCACA GTTTTGTGAGGGCGGCCGAGCTGACCCCGCGGTCCGAGATGTCCGAGCTGCCCGCAGACAGCAGTGTCCCGCCGGCGGGCGCGGCGAATGACCACGGCGACGTCCCGCAGGCGGAGgtaggcggcgggcggcgggcggcggccccggcgcAGCCTGTGGAGGCCAGCGACCGTGCGACGGCGGCGGCCAGGGAAGGTCCGATGGCGGCACCTCGGGAAGGTCCAGTGGCGGCGGCCAGGGAAGCCCGCGTGGCAGCG cattTTGAGGCCATGAGAGTTTACCAGCAGGGCGTGCGCCGCTTCCTGGAGCACTTCGCGCTTGCTCCTGGCCGAATTCCGGAGCTGGAAGGACGGCGCAGGGGGTTTGTGGAACCCTGGGGAGCAAGGGAGGCGGCGTTTGATGCGGAATATTGGCGGGATCCTCAGAGGATGGATGCTGATATGTTAACATTGAGTATAACTCTGACTGCGTCTGCAGTTATCAACCCTCTGATACGAGAACTTGGTTGTGATAAGTGTACCAGTAGAGAATAG
- the LOC130837922 gene encoding EP300-interacting inhibitor of differentiation 2-like, translating into MSELPADSSVPPAGAANDHGDVPQAEVGGGRRAAAPAQPVEASDRATAAAREGPMAAPREGPVAAAREARVAAVARVLAEPAEGEGAEARPRPRPGNGPGLAFVPNLLLPQHFEAMRVYQQGVRRFLEHFALAPGRIPELEGRRRGFVEPWGAREAAFDAEYRRDPQRMDADMLTLSITLTASAVINPLIRELGCDKCTSRE; encoded by the coding sequence ATGTCCGAGCTGCCCGCAGACAGCAGTGTCCCGCCGGCGGGCGCGGCGAATGACCACGGCGACGTCCCGCAGGCGGAGgtaggcggcgggcggcgggcggcggccccggcgcAGCCTGTGGAGGCCAGCGACCGTGCGACGGCGGCGGCCAGGGAAGGTCCGATGGCGGCACCTCGGGAAGGTCCAGTGGCGGCGGCCAGGGAAGCCCGCGTGGCAGCGGTCGCCAGAGTGTTGGCGGAGCccgcggagggagagggtgctgaggccagaccccggcccaggcccggcaacggcccaggcctggctttcgtgccgaatctcctcctccctcagcattTTGAGGCCATGAGAGTTTACCAGCAGGGCGTGCGCCGCTTCCTGGAGCACTTCGCGCTTGCTCCTGGCCGAATTCCGGAGCTGGAAGGACGCCGCAGGGGGTTTGTGGAACCCTGGGGAGCAAGGGAGGCGGCGTTTGATGCGGAATATCGGCGGGATCCTCAGAGGATGGATGCTGATATGTTAACATTGAGTATAACTCTGACTGCGTCTGCAGTTATCAACCCTCTGATACGAGAACTTGGTTGTGATAAGTGTACCAGTAGAGAATAG